The Chitinophaga parva genome has a window encoding:
- a CDS encoding S8/S53 family peptidase → MHYAHIPAAAQLQASGLLRVVKPGWYYVQRVVKDSNIISIDSTSHHWKASQALLRACVQADSVTVLLGADSLAWPAKPVRTGIYSLRVASRQLDSLLALPPIRFADVYRKPVEEMIINTGDMRLNRIVLAWQSYPQWQGQGMVISFKESMFDTTDIDLLHKHIPAAEEASTTSEHATIMTTLAAGRGNSDITGKGVAPLAQLSNADYSTNLLPEPDAYYQGLHIGVQNHSYGTPSIENYYGLEARAFDAQAWSQDTLLHVFSSGNIGDSVATEGSYAGVKGYANLSGNFKQAKNVLVTGGTDADNNVPVLSSKGPAYDGRMKPDIVAYGQDGTSGAAALSSGVATLLQQAYATRYGHRPASALVKGLLINSATDIGPPGPDYSSGFGALHAARALQTLQDGHFREAQVSAGGSIALPLQIPAGTGALKVTLVWNDPPAEANAPQALVNDLDLQVITPESTSLLPWVPAGINAPATRRRDSLNNVEQVTLEPATAGTYSLVVNATHLHAGTQRFYLVYSFTPAQYFTWEYPLRSSKPEAATTLPLRWSSAGYNTGNISYSLDRGNTWKTLASGIPLAKDGYTWALPDTFCTAILKMESAAQVFLSDTFVVSPQPTLHVGFDCSDAGQLWWPTQPGADSYQLAVLDYDSLKTYIHTRDTALVIPGDGPSYFSLQAISPRGDTGLRSLTYNYHQQGLQCYIQSLNADSTAQGVLLQLQLGTVYHLKAIRWERLTSKGFITLQEEGIQDGLVYQFTDTTHLTGVVYYRVTLVTDGGKNYTSDEVAVNLLGTHDYWLFPNPAQEQFQFFSRTTEQVQLQLYNMSGQLVLQRNINMPQTTIPVSGLPAGIYVCAVFDHGRRTGTQKLVVLPH, encoded by the coding sequence GTGCACTACGCGCACATACCCGCTGCTGCGCAGTTGCAGGCCAGTGGATTGCTACGGGTAGTAAAGCCGGGATGGTATTATGTACAGCGCGTGGTGAAAGACAGTAACATCATCAGCATAGACAGCACCAGCCATCACTGGAAGGCCAGCCAGGCCCTGCTACGTGCATGCGTACAGGCCGACAGTGTTACGGTGCTCCTGGGCGCTGATAGCCTTGCATGGCCCGCAAAGCCAGTAAGAACAGGCATTTACAGCCTGCGCGTGGCCAGCCGGCAGCTGGACAGCCTGTTAGCACTTCCACCTATCCGCTTTGCTGATGTGTACCGGAAACCCGTAGAAGAGATGATCATTAACACGGGCGACATGCGCCTGAACCGCATTGTCCTGGCCTGGCAAAGCTACCCGCAATGGCAGGGACAGGGCATGGTGATCTCTTTCAAGGAATCCATGTTTGACACCACGGATATTGACCTGCTGCATAAACATATTCCCGCTGCAGAGGAAGCCTCCACCACCAGCGAGCACGCCACCATCATGACCACCCTGGCCGCAGGCAGGGGCAATAGTGATATTACCGGCAAAGGCGTGGCGCCACTGGCGCAACTGAGCAATGCAGACTACAGCACCAATCTCCTCCCCGAGCCGGATGCCTATTACCAGGGCCTGCACATAGGCGTGCAAAACCACTCCTATGGTACGCCTTCCATTGAAAATTATTATGGCCTGGAAGCCCGCGCCTTTGATGCACAAGCCTGGAGCCAGGACACGCTGCTGCACGTATTCAGCTCCGGGAACATCGGCGACTCCGTAGCCACTGAAGGCAGCTACGCCGGTGTGAAAGGTTATGCCAATCTCTCCGGTAATTTCAAACAAGCCAAGAACGTGCTGGTAACAGGGGGTACAGATGCAGACAACAACGTGCCCGTGCTTAGTTCCAAAGGCCCCGCTTATGATGGGCGCATGAAGCCGGATATAGTGGCGTATGGGCAGGACGGCACTTCCGGTGCGGCAGCCCTGAGCAGTGGGGTGGCCACCTTGCTGCAACAGGCTTATGCCACGCGATACGGGCATCGCCCGGCATCTGCACTGGTAAAAGGTTTGCTGATCAACAGCGCTACAGACATTGGCCCTCCCGGACCGGACTATAGCAGCGGCTTTGGTGCACTGCATGCGGCACGCGCCCTGCAAACACTGCAGGACGGGCACTTCCGGGAAGCACAGGTAAGTGCAGGTGGCAGCATCGCCCTGCCATTACAAATACCCGCAGGTACGGGCGCACTGAAAGTAACCCTGGTATGGAACGATCCCCCGGCCGAGGCCAATGCTCCCCAGGCCCTGGTGAACGACCTGGACCTCCAGGTAATAACACCGGAAAGCACTTCCCTCCTGCCCTGGGTGCCGGCCGGCATCAATGCACCGGCCACCCGCCGGCGCGACAGTCTTAACAACGTAGAACAGGTAACCCTGGAACCCGCCACTGCCGGCACTTACAGCCTGGTGGTAAATGCCACCCACCTGCACGCCGGCACCCAGCGTTTTTACCTGGTATACAGTTTTACACCGGCACAATATTTTACCTGGGAATACCCATTGCGCAGCAGTAAACCCGAAGCCGCCACCACCCTTCCCCTGCGCTGGTCATCTGCCGGTTACAACACCGGCAATATCTCGTATAGCCTTGATCGTGGTAACACCTGGAAAACACTGGCCAGCGGCATCCCCCTGGCAAAAGACGGCTACACCTGGGCACTGCCGGATACTTTTTGCACCGCCATCCTGAAAATGGAAAGTGCCGCCCAGGTGTTCCTGAGCGACACTTTCGTGGTCTCGCCACAACCCACGCTGCACGTGGGTTTCGACTGCAGTGATGCCGGGCAGCTCTGGTGGCCCACTCAACCTGGAGCGGACAGCTACCAGCTTGCCGTGCTGGACTACGACAGCCTAAAAACGTATATCCATACCCGTGATACCGCGTTGGTGATCCCCGGCGACGGGCCCAGTTACTTTTCCCTGCAAGCCATCAGTCCCCGGGGTGATACCGGCTTGCGCAGCCTTACCTACAATTATCATCAGCAGGGATTGCAGTGTTACATTCAATCCCTGAACGCGGATAGTACTGCACAAGGTGTGCTGCTGCAACTGCAACTGGGCACCGTATACCACCTAAAGGCCATCCGGTGGGAACGCCTTACCAGTAAGGGTTTCATCACATTACAGGAAGAGGGCATCCAGGATGGGCTGGTGTATCAGTTCACTGATACCACCCACCTCACAGGCGTGGTATACTACCGCGTAACACTGGTTACTGATGGAGGAAAAAATTACACCAGTGATGAAGTGGCCGTTAATCTCCTGGGCACGCATGATTACTGGTTGTTCCCCAACCCGGCGCAGGAGCAGTTCCAGTTTTTCAGCAGAACTACGGAGCAGGTACAGCTGCAACTGTATAACATGAGCGGGCAGCTGGTATTGCAGCGCAACATTAACATGCCGCAAACCACCATCCCTGTAAGCGGGCTGCCAGCGGGCATTTACGTATGCGCGGTCTTTGACCATGGCCGCAGGACGGGCACGCAAAAACTGGTGGTCTTACCCCATTAA
- a CDS encoding M57 family metalloprotease — MKKQMSTVMACLCVALLATSCKKDQAAKTPSANEISQDALSAIYNKGFSTADVHKVSGGYLVEGDIFLSDADLATAFTGPVLRVANTEQYRTTNLVTGLPRSIKIKVTGLGTAFIAGTDTAIARYNAQHLQLTFSRITSGTADITISGFNQGPSGGYITLGSSGFPTKAGKPYNSITLNTNTQAYGSNPNVLYVGSVIQHEMGHCIGFRHTDYFNRAYSCGGTATNEGAAGVGAILIPGTPSTADPNSFMLSCSNGGNRTFNANDIIALNYLY, encoded by the coding sequence ATGAAAAAGCAAATGAGCACTGTTATGGCCTGCCTCTGCGTGGCCCTGCTGGCAACCTCCTGTAAGAAAGACCAGGCAGCTAAAACCCCCTCCGCCAACGAGATCTCCCAGGATGCGTTGAGCGCCATTTACAACAAAGGCTTCAGCACCGCTGATGTGCACAAGGTATCCGGCGGTTACCTCGTGGAAGGCGACATCTTCCTCAGCGATGCGGACCTGGCCACGGCTTTCACCGGCCCTGTGCTGCGCGTAGCTAATACGGAGCAGTACCGCACCACTAACCTGGTGACCGGCCTGCCCCGCAGCATCAAGATCAAGGTAACCGGCCTCGGTACGGCTTTCATAGCCGGCACTGATACCGCCATTGCCCGCTACAACGCACAACACCTGCAGCTTACCTTCTCCCGCATCACCAGCGGCACTGCAGATATTACGATCTCTGGCTTTAACCAGGGCCCCAGTGGGGGATACATCACCCTGGGCTCTTCCGGCTTCCCTACTAAGGCTGGTAAACCCTACAATTCCATTACCCTCAACACCAACACCCAGGCATATGGGTCTAATCCCAATGTGCTGTACGTAGGTTCCGTGATCCAGCATGAAATGGGCCACTGCATAGGGTTCCGTCATACAGATTACTTTAACCGTGCCTACAGCTGCGGGGGCACTGCTACCAACGAAGGTGCTGCCGGCGTAGGTGCCATCCTCATCCCGGGCACCCCCAGCACTGCAGACCCCAACTCCTTCATGCTGTCCTGCTCTAACGGGGGCAACCGTACTTTCAATGCAAATGATATTATTGCGTTGAATTATTTATACTAA
- a CDS encoding class I SAM-dependent methyltransferase translates to MSLIYYKNCPLCGAAGIHLSLKAQDYTVSKETFEIWHCDACTGRFTQNIPTSGQIGRYYAAEEYISHTETKAGLVNRLYHSVRKITMRSKQNWVKSAANLKQGKLLDIGCGTGAFLHYMQQIGWSVTGLEPDAGARARAKELYNVAAQPVENLFSLETGQYDAITMWHVLEHVHEIHAYLQHLPVLLKPGGALLIAVPNYTSLDAQHYGPFWAAYDVPRHLYHFSPPSMEMLLQQYNIQVVKKHPMVFDAFYVSLLSEKYKTGHSGLVGGFIQGLRSYRKGLKKVDRCSSIVYECKVVNDNA, encoded by the coding sequence ATGAGTTTGATCTATTACAAGAACTGCCCGCTTTGTGGTGCTGCAGGCATCCATCTGAGCCTGAAAGCACAGGACTACACCGTATCCAAAGAAACTTTCGAGATATGGCATTGCGATGCATGCACCGGCAGGTTTACCCAGAACATCCCTACCAGTGGCCAGATAGGCCGTTACTATGCTGCAGAAGAATATATCAGTCATACCGAAACCAAGGCGGGCCTGGTGAACCGCCTGTACCATAGTGTACGCAAGATCACTATGCGCTCCAAACAGAACTGGGTGAAATCTGCCGCCAACCTTAAACAGGGCAAACTGCTGGACATTGGTTGCGGCACCGGCGCCTTTCTTCATTACATGCAGCAGATAGGCTGGAGCGTAACCGGCCTGGAGCCCGATGCAGGCGCCCGCGCCAGGGCGAAGGAACTATACAACGTAGCGGCCCAGCCGGTAGAAAATCTATTCAGCCTGGAAACCGGTCAGTATGATGCCATTACCATGTGGCATGTGCTGGAGCATGTGCATGAGATCCATGCCTACCTGCAACACCTGCCCGTACTATTGAAACCCGGCGGCGCCCTGCTGATCGCGGTGCCCAATTATACTTCCCTGGACGCACAGCACTACGGCCCTTTCTGGGCTGCTTATGATGTGCCCCGCCACCTCTACCATTTCTCACCACCGTCTATGGAAATGCTGCTGCAGCAATACAATATCCAGGTCGTAAAAAAACACCCCATGGTGTTTGACGCCTTTTATGTAAGCCTGCTCAGCGAAAAGTACAAGACCGGCCATAGTGGCCTGGTGGGTGGCTTTATACAGGGCCTGCGCTCTTACCGCAAGGGGCTAAAGAAAGTAGACCGCTGCAGCTCCATCGTGTATGAGTGCAAAGTGGTAAATGATAACGCATAA
- a CDS encoding acyl-CoA mutase large subunit family protein, producing the protein MENTIKTDAGIVIQPLYCKPIPMEEQPGVFPFTRGVHSTMYRDKLWTMRQYAGFSTAAASNKRYHYLLSQGVMGLSVAFDLPTQIGYDSDHAMAEGEVGKVGVAIDSLEDMEELFAGIELQKITTSMTINATGFILLALYIALAKRQGADLQQISGTIQNDILKEYAARGTYIYPPKPSMRLITDIFEHCSKEVPKWNTISISGYHIREAGANAVQELAFTLANGKAYLQAALAKGLDINVFAKRLSFFFNAHNHLFEEVAKFRAARRMWAHITRSLGATDPKAQMLRFHTQTGGSTLTAQQPHNNIVRVTVQSLAATLGGTQSLHTNGYDEALSLPTEEAARIALRTQQIIGYESGIADTVDPLGGSFYVEALTNELEAKALQLMEKIDAMGGAVSAIEQGFVQDEIARSAYEYQLAIEKNEKIIVGVNKFTVAETATPEVFRVDDSIRVTQSARLASLRARRDNEQVQRILQELAQKATTTENLMPIVVTAVEHYCTLGEIADTLRQVWGEYV; encoded by the coding sequence ATGGAAAACACCATCAAAACCGATGCCGGCATCGTGATACAACCCCTCTACTGTAAACCAATTCCCATGGAGGAGCAGCCAGGGGTTTTTCCATTTACCCGGGGCGTTCACTCTACCATGTACCGCGACAAGCTCTGGACCATGCGCCAGTACGCGGGTTTCAGCACCGCAGCAGCATCTAACAAGCGATACCATTACCTGCTCAGCCAGGGTGTCATGGGCCTCAGCGTGGCCTTTGACCTGCCTACACAGATCGGGTACGACAGTGACCATGCCATGGCGGAAGGAGAGGTAGGCAAAGTAGGGGTAGCTATTGATTCACTGGAAGATATGGAAGAGCTGTTTGCCGGCATTGAACTGCAAAAGATCACCACCTCCATGACCATCAATGCCACGGGCTTTATTCTCCTGGCCCTGTACATTGCCCTGGCCAAGCGCCAGGGGGCAGACCTGCAGCAGATCTCCGGTACCATCCAGAACGATATCCTCAAGGAATACGCCGCCCGCGGCACCTATATTTACCCGCCCAAGCCCTCCATGCGGCTGATCACCGATATTTTTGAGCACTGCAGCAAAGAAGTGCCCAAGTGGAATACCATTTCTATTTCCGGTTATCACATCCGCGAAGCAGGCGCTAACGCCGTGCAGGAGCTGGCCTTCACCCTGGCCAACGGTAAGGCCTACCTGCAGGCCGCGCTGGCAAAGGGATTGGACATCAATGTATTTGCCAAGCGCCTTTCCTTCTTCTTCAACGCCCACAATCACCTGTTTGAAGAAGTGGCCAAGTTCCGCGCTGCACGCCGCATGTGGGCACACATTACGCGCTCCCTGGGCGCCACAGATCCCAAGGCGCAGATGCTGCGCTTCCATACCCAGACCGGTGGCAGCACGCTTACGGCGCAGCAGCCGCACAACAACATTGTGCGGGTAACCGTCCAGAGCCTGGCCGCTACCCTGGGTGGCACCCAATCCCTGCACACCAATGGTTACGACGAGGCCCTTTCCCTGCCCACGGAGGAAGCGGCCCGCATTGCCCTGCGCACGCAGCAGATCATTGGTTATGAAAGCGGGATAGCCGATACGGTAGACCCGCTGGGAGGCTCGTTCTACGTGGAAGCCCTTACCAATGAACTGGAAGCCAAAGCCCTGCAGCTGATGGAAAAGATAGATGCGATGGGCGGGGCCGTAAGCGCTATAGAACAAGGTTTTGTGCAGGATGAAATTGCGCGCAGTGCTTACGAATACCAGCTGGCCATTGAAAAAAATGAGAAAATTATCGTTGGGGTCAATAAATTTACGGTGGCAGAAACCGCCACGCCGGAGGTATTCCGCGTGGACGACAGCATCCGGGTCACCCAATCGGCCAGGCTGGCCAGCCTCCGTGCACGCCGCGATAATGAACAGGTGCAACGCATTTTACAGGAACTGGCCCAGAAAGCCACTACGACCGAAAACCTGATGCCAATTGTTGTAACGGCCGTAGAACATTATTGCACGCTTGGAGAAATTGCCGATACCCTGCGCCAGGTATGGGGAGAATATGTTTGA
- a CDS encoding M23 family metallopeptidase encodes MVIYILLGLTLLLALGSMLLLWIAVTRPLQYSRSLVFLSCSLALFVYLYGTWIFLSAYTKYVFAAAFVLVLISAAQQPRKEPVRPYAAWRKWVNRALAWILWVFIILYFTGTTGRPRRVAIGLPFKHGKYFVLQGGKGLPTNLFHYSLRGAVYAMDIVKLDRYGRRANRVFSANLHDYVSFGDTIYAPCDGRVVRANNTNPDNTPPNMQRGPTNTNQVLLETGTCYVFMAHMRKGSVMVHENDWVKKGDPIGRIGNSGFSAEPHLHMQVHMKESNLPWYQCPPLYMELNGKSYLLNEIIDADEK; translated from the coding sequence ATGGTTATTTACATTTTGCTGGGCCTGACGTTGCTGTTGGCCCTCGGTAGTATGCTCCTCCTGTGGATTGCCGTTACGCGGCCCCTGCAATATTCCCGCTCCCTTGTCTTCCTCTCATGCAGCCTGGCCCTTTTCGTTTACCTGTATGGTACCTGGATATTTCTCTCCGCCTATACCAAATATGTTTTTGCCGCAGCCTTTGTGCTGGTGCTCATTTCCGCAGCGCAGCAACCGCGGAAGGAACCTGTGCGCCCATATGCGGCCTGGCGCAAATGGGTGAACCGGGCGCTGGCCTGGATACTCTGGGTTTTCATCATCCTCTATTTTACCGGCACCACCGGCCGCCCGCGGCGCGTGGCCATAGGCCTGCCTTTCAAGCATGGAAAATATTTTGTGCTGCAAGGCGGTAAAGGGCTGCCCACCAATCTTTTTCACTACAGCCTGCGCGGCGCCGTGTATGCCATGGACATTGTAAAACTGGACCGGTATGGTCGCCGCGCCAACCGCGTGTTCTCTGCAAACCTGCATGATTACGTCAGCTTTGGCGATACCATCTATGCGCCCTGTGATGGGCGCGTGGTGCGGGCTAACAATACCAACCCGGATAACACACCGCCCAACATGCAGCGCGGCCCTACCAATACCAACCAGGTACTGCTGGAAACCGGCACCTGCTATGTATTTATGGCCCACATGCGCAAAGGCTCCGTGATGGTGCATGAAAATGATTGGGTAAAGAAGGGCGACCCCATTGGCCGCATTGGCAACTCCGGCTTCAGCGCGGAGCCTCATCTCCACATGCAGGTGCACATGAAGGAAAGCAACCTCCCCTGGTACCAATGCCCGCCTTTGTACATGGAGCTGAATGGAAAAAGCTACCTGCTCAATGAGATCATTGATGCGGATGAAAAATAA
- a CDS encoding DUF7935 family protein: MNFSTQNILIFLLCLGGIYVLYTTIRDLVKKPSKEEEAGAPAAPETSTGTATAAAFTPAAPADRSTLPLQLAAYERLVLLVERLTPQSLINRVYNSEMTAADMHVALVHTIKAEFDHNITQQIYVSAGAWDAVKTVKENTIALINQTYGNLGEGATATDLNRAILGIYMQFPESPTDIASQIISNEAKRIMA, from the coding sequence ATGAACTTCTCCACCCAGAACATTCTCATCTTCTTACTCTGCTTAGGCGGTATCTACGTGCTGTATACTACTATCCGGGACCTCGTGAAAAAACCGTCAAAAGAGGAGGAAGCCGGAGCGCCTGCCGCCCCGGAGACCAGCACCGGTACAGCCACCGCGGCTGCATTTACGCCTGCTGCACCGGCCGACAGGAGCACCCTGCCCCTGCAACTGGCTGCTTATGAGCGCCTGGTGCTGCTGGTAGAGCGCCTTACCCCGCAGAGCCTCATTAACCGCGTGTACAATTCCGAAATGACCGCTGCAGACATGCATGTGGCCCTGGTGCATACCATCAAGGCGGAATTTGACCATAACATCACCCAGCAGATCTACGTGAGCGCAGGGGCATGGGATGCGGTAAAGACCGTGAAGGAAAATACCATCGCCCTGATTAACCAGACCTATGGCAACCTGGGCGAAGGCGCTACCGCTACAGACCTGAACCGTGCCATCCTGGGCATTTACATGCAGTTCCCGGAATCGCCCACTGATATTGCTTCACAGATCATCAGTAATGAAGCCAAGCGTATTATGGCATAA
- a CDS encoding pyridoxal phosphate-dependent aminotransferase, translating to MTFQLADRLSRISEPQTIKMAKLGRELKAQGIDIVDLSIGEPDFDTPVHIRDAAKKAMDEGYTHYTPVAGYADLRAAVAQKFKRDNGLDYTPEQIVVSTGAKQSIANAVLSVVDPADEVVIPTPYWVTYSELVKLCQGEVVFVACSAENNYKITPEQLEAAITPKTKLFMFSSPCNPTGSVYSREELEGLAKVFLKHPQVYIMSDEIYEYINYTGPHESIAQFPELKDRVIIINGLSKGFAMTGWRLGFSASALPLAKAFDKIQSQFTSATSSISQRAAVTALTGDLLTAKAMVAEFRKRRDFIAAGLASIPGLKVNEPEGAFYMFPNVSAFFGKSFEGDTIRNADDLCMFLLHKAHVSTVTGGAFGAPECIRLSYATGMDKLEKGVARMKEWLGKLV from the coding sequence ATGACATTCCAACTAGCAGACCGCCTCTCCCGCATTTCCGAGCCGCAAACCATTAAAATGGCAAAGCTGGGCCGCGAACTGAAAGCACAGGGCATAGACATCGTAGATCTCAGCATTGGTGAGCCGGACTTTGATACGCCGGTACACATCCGCGATGCGGCCAAAAAGGCCATGGATGAAGGTTACACCCACTACACACCCGTAGCCGGCTATGCAGACCTGCGCGCCGCAGTGGCCCAGAAATTCAAACGGGATAATGGTCTTGACTATACGCCGGAACAGATCGTGGTATCCACCGGTGCCAAGCAAAGCATTGCCAACGCGGTGCTGAGCGTGGTAGATCCCGCTGATGAAGTAGTGATCCCCACTCCTTACTGGGTTACTTACTCAGAGCTGGTGAAACTCTGCCAGGGTGAAGTGGTATTTGTGGCCTGCAGCGCTGAAAATAATTACAAGATCACACCGGAACAGCTGGAAGCGGCCATCACGCCAAAGACCAAACTGTTCATGTTCTCCTCCCCCTGCAATCCTACGGGCTCCGTGTACTCCAGGGAAGAACTGGAAGGCCTGGCCAAGGTGTTCCTCAAACACCCCCAGGTATATATCATGTCCGACGAGATCTATGAATATATTAATTACACCGGCCCGCATGAAAGCATTGCACAGTTCCCGGAACTGAAAGACCGGGTGATCATCATCAACGGCCTCAGTAAAGGCTTTGCCATGACCGGCTGGCGCCTGGGCTTCAGCGCCTCTGCCCTGCCACTGGCCAAAGCATTTGACAAGATCCAAAGCCAGTTCACTTCCGCTACCAGCTCCATTTCCCAGCGGGCCGCAGTGACCGCCCTTACCGGCGACCTGCTCACTGCAAAGGCCATGGTGGCCGAGTTCCGCAAGCGCCGCGACTTCATTGCGGCAGGCCTGGCCTCCATCCCGGGGCTGAAGGTGAATGAACCGGAAGGTGCCTTTTATATGTTTCCCAATGTGAGCGCCTTCTTCGGCAAATCCTTTGAAGGAGACACCATCCGGAACGCAGACGATCTTTGCATGTTCCTCCTGCACAAGGCGCACGTGTCTACCGTAACCGGTGGTGCCTTTGGGGCGCCGGAGTGCATCCGCCTGTCTTATGCTACCGGCATGGACAAACTGGAAAAAGGCGTGGCCCGCATGAAGGAATGGTTAGGCAAATTGGTATAA
- a CDS encoding DUF4397 domain-containing protein, with protein sequence MIRKKIAGLLMAAGLLGMMTMTACLKTSNSSTQTVWTYSTIINAYADSTGMVFYDGSSKVDTTRFPLGFWSVLRDVPTTHSYNFRTYKTDSLICSITGVPFDSLTYHTLIAYGTKATGGKLANLEENFANIRGDSANVRFFNFCDSTGPVDVFINTVKVFSGRDYTPRTGFFPAWTTFPGSTNATVEVKPTGKDSLICKATMNLYTANVYQLVLAGYLHGVGKEKVGIYSAGYSTY encoded by the coding sequence ATGATCAGAAAGAAAATCGCCGGCCTGCTGATGGCTGCCGGTCTCCTGGGGATGATGACAATGACCGCCTGTTTGAAGACCTCCAACAGCTCCACCCAGACTGTTTGGACCTATTCCACGATCATCAACGCCTATGCTGACTCCACCGGCATGGTGTTTTACGACGGCAGCTCCAAAGTAGATACCACCCGCTTCCCGCTTGGCTTCTGGAGTGTACTGCGCGACGTGCCCACCACCCACAGCTACAACTTCCGGACCTACAAAACAGATTCACTCATTTGCAGCATCACCGGTGTTCCCTTTGATTCACTGACCTATCATACGTTGATCGCTTATGGCACTAAAGCTACCGGTGGCAAGCTGGCTAACCTGGAAGAAAATTTTGCCAACATCCGTGGTGATTCTGCCAATGTACGCTTCTTCAACTTCTGCGACAGCACTGGTCCTGTAGATGTGTTCATCAACACCGTGAAAGTGTTCTCCGGCCGTGATTACACACCGCGCACCGGCTTCTTCCCCGCCTGGACCACCTTCCCCGGTTCTACCAATGCTACCGTGGAAGTAAAACCCACCGGCAAAGATTCCCTGATCTGTAAAGCTACCATGAACCTGTACACCGCCAACGTATACCAACTGGTACTGGCTGGTTACCTGCACGGTGTAGGCAAAGAGAAAGTAGGCATCTACTCCGCCGGTTACAGCACTTATTAA
- a CDS encoding serine hydrolase → MLQPLNTGPVQVVYTRIDRDARNVAYFHDFYYQVDAERYFYPASTVKLPMAAAALEKINLLGLPRLTVNTPYYTTAMPLDTGYQAGQASSVATDIEKMLTLSSNTAFNRLYQFTGPCTLQAMLGAKGYADADIRHQLGFSDIGTGHPDTAPCRFVEGDTVIYEQPGAHCHLAAAPPRHDHAGTAFLDGQGRLHRQPMNFSFRNRLPLLNLHKILQSIIFPECVTFEQGFRLTDTDRRLLLRSLGQWPRQMENLPAHADYPDHYAKFLLPDVPGVRCFNKAGWAFGFLTDTAYFADPVRGIEFCLSATVAFHDGTPLQANMPEQEQAGKQWLKALGTAVYEYELHRPKKYYPDLQRYTEY, encoded by the coding sequence GTGCTGCAACCTTTAAACACCGGTCCGGTACAGGTGGTGTACACCCGGATCGATCGTGATGCGCGCAATGTAGCTTATTTTCATGATTTTTACTACCAGGTTGATGCAGAGCGGTATTTTTATCCTGCCTCCACCGTAAAACTTCCGATGGCGGCCGCCGCCCTGGAAAAAATAAATTTACTGGGCCTCCCCCGCCTTACGGTAAACACACCTTATTATACGACCGCCATGCCCCTGGACACGGGGTACCAGGCCGGGCAGGCCAGTTCTGTAGCCACCGATATTGAGAAAATGCTGACCCTCAGCAGCAATACGGCTTTTAACCGCCTTTACCAGTTCACCGGGCCCTGCACCCTGCAGGCCATGCTGGGCGCCAAGGGGTATGCAGACGCGGATATCCGCCACCAGCTGGGCTTTTCAGACATTGGCACCGGGCACCCGGACACGGCACCCTGCCGGTTTGTGGAGGGGGATACCGTTATATATGAACAACCGGGGGCACATTGCCACCTGGCCGCAGCCCCTCCCCGGCATGACCATGCCGGCACCGCATTCCTGGACGGCCAGGGCCGGTTGCACCGGCAACCCATGAACTTTTCTTTCCGTAACCGGCTACCGTTGCTAAACCTTCATAAGATATTACAGTCCATAATTTTCCCGGAGTGTGTAACATTTGAGCAGGGCTTCCGTTTAACAGACACTGATCGTCGCTTGTTATTGCGTAGCCTGGGCCAATGGCCCCGGCAGATGGAAAACCTGCCAGCCCATGCTGATTACCCGGACCATTACGCCAAGTTCCTGCTGCCGGATGTTCCCGGTGTGCGGTGTTTTAATAAAGCCGGGTGGGCCTTCGGGTTCCTGACAGATACGGCCTATTTCGCGGATCCTGTACGTGGCATTGAATTCTGCCTGTCAGCCACCGTAGCCTTCCACGACGGTACGCCCCTGCAGGCAAACATGCCGGAACAGGAGCAAGCCGGCAAACAGTGGCTCAAAGCCCTGGGAACTGCTGTTTATGAATACGAACTGCATCGACCAAAAAAATATTACCCGGACCTGCAACGTTATACTGAATACTAG